A single window of Streptococcus cristatus ATCC 51100 DNA harbors:
- a CDS encoding GBS Bsp-like repeat-containing protein: protein MKTKGLVYLASTAILLAASANSVFADETNQAANDRQQSEPSVAVTNRDTSKQADLASKPSEVDSETKKDSSTQETSLGKDEKVASSSSEKNGNSSLEQSKNDLVTVPSEDLSSGRASFRSVTASSDKPQEAETRAESEPKARVSRAVDDKPQGTINITNVDPNAGTFDVHVTNISSPKPIKKVALPTWSSVNGQDDIIWYDAKRQVDGTYKISVTARDHKMSTGEYNIHLYYLLEDNQLVGVGGTKTTVTIGKPQGKIDIVNNNPDTGSFDVVVSGVSNPYGVKKVVVPVWSSVNGQDDLVWYEAQRQTNGNYTVTVKASHHKNSLGEYNIHLYYLLEDNQLVGVGGTKTTVTIGKPQGKIDIVNNNPDTGSFDVVVSGVSNPYGVKKVVVPVWSSVNGQDDLVWYEAQRQTNGNYTVTVKASHHKNSLGEYNIHLYYVQDNGQLVGVGGTTTTVSKAQPKGTLKIENNNPDTGSFDVVVSGVSSPYGVKEVKLPTWSSDKGQDDLIWYTAVKQADGTYRATVKAVNHKKSTGEYNVHLYYIQDDGQLVGVGGTRTTVSLSQPKGTLKIENNDPATGSFDVVVSNVSNPFGVKEVKLPTWSNDKGQDDLVWHTAIKQSDGTYRARIQARDHKYSLGDYTVHLYYIQDDGQLVGVAGTQFSLAAKPKGTLKIENNNPDTGSFDVVVSDVVSPFGVKSVHLPIWSSDKGQDDIVWYTATKQSDGTYRASIQARNHKMSTGEYHIHLYYLQDNGQMIGVSGTTTTVSVAKPKGNLTIANNNPTTGSFDVVVSGVSSPEGVREVLLPTWSSTNGQDDIIWYRAVKQADGTYKMNIKASDHKYSTGEYNVHLYYVGNNGQLVGVGGTKTTVSLGTPKGKLTIQNNNQQTGTFEVVVSEVENAYGVKEVKLPTWSSANGQDDIIWYTAVKQADGTYKAQVNLRDHKYSTGEYNIHLYYVQNDGRMVGVGGTKTTANVASEHIKPTGQITIKNNNPRLGTFEVVVTNVYSPKGVREVSLPTWSSVNGQDDIVWYRAQKQADGSYKALVRTSSHKYSTGEYNIHLYYVQNDGSLVGVGGTTTTVSRGVYDTPYYSQRDPRWAGLYYGKYNLAATGCVPTTLAMTISGITGQTVLPTTVADYLYHHTDSFNKNGLFGTSSKGIVQGAQNWGLTTDVLHSSAALKEALAAGHHVMAAVGNSVFASYPVTHEIVLRGYQNGQTQVYDPYNANNNGWYSVDYIFGSKSGAPEDNTEGSPFISVRA from the coding sequence ATGAAAACAAAAGGATTAGTTTATCTAGCTAGTACAGCTATTTTATTAGCAGCCAGTGCTAATAGCGTTTTTGCTGACGAAACAAATCAAGCAGCAAATGATAGACAGCAATCAGAGCCCTCAGTTGCTGTGACCAATCGAGATACTTCTAAACAGGCTGATCTAGCTAGTAAGCCTTCAGAAGTAGATTCTGAGACAAAGAAAGATAGCAGTACACAGGAAACCTCTTTAGGTAAAGATGAAAAGGTCGCTTCAAGTTCCTCTGAAAAGAATGGTAACTCGTCGCTTGAACAGTCTAAGAACGATTTGGTAACAGTCCCTTCAGAAGATCTTTCTTCAGGAAGAGCTTCATTTAGATCTGTGACAGCTTCTTCTGATAAGCCACAAGAAGCAGAAACAAGGGCAGAATCTGAGCCAAAAGCGAGAGTTTCTCGTGCAGTTGATGACAAGCCTCAAGGCACTATCAATATTACAAATGTCGATCCAAATGCTGGTACCTTCGATGTGCATGTAACCAACATTTCATCCCCTAAGCCCATCAAAAAAGTCGCCCTACCAACTTGGTCCAGTGTGAATGGTCAGGATGATATTATCTGGTACGATGCTAAACGACAAGTGGATGGCACCTATAAAATTAGCGTTACAGCTCGTGACCATAAGATGTCCACAGGTGAGTACAATATCCACCTCTATTATCTCTTGGAAGATAATCAGTTGGTCGGTGTAGGCGGTACAAAAACAACTGTTACCATCGGCAAACCACAAGGAAAAATTGATATTGTCAATAATAATCCAGACACAGGCAGTTTCGATGTTGTTGTCTCAGGAGTTTCTAATCCTTATGGTGTGAAAAAAGTTGTTGTTCCTGTTTGGTCTAGTGTCAATGGCCAAGACGATCTAGTTTGGTATGAGGCGCAGCGCCAGACCAATGGCAACTACACTGTCACAGTCAAAGCTTCCCACCACAAGAACTCTCTAGGTGAGTACAATATCCACCTCTATTATCTCTTGGAAGATAATCAGTTGGTCGGTGTAGGCGGTACAAAAACAACTGTTACCATCGGCAAACCACAAGGAAAAATTGATATTGTCAATAATAATCCAGACACAGGCAGTTTCGATGTTGTTGTCTCAGGAGTTTCTAATCCTTATGGTGTGAAAAAAGTTGTTGTTCCTGTTTGGTCTAGTGTCAATGGCCAAGACGATCTAGTTTGGTATGAGGCGCAGCGCCAGACCAATGGCAACTACACTGTCACAGTCAAAGCTTCCCACCACAAGAACTCTCTAGGTGAGTACAATATCCACCTCTATTATGTTCAGGATAATGGCCAGTTGGTCGGTGTAGGTGGTACAACGACTACAGTTTCTAAGGCTCAACCTAAAGGAACGCTGAAAATTGAAAACAATAATCCAGATACAGGTAGTTTCGATGTTGTTGTTTCTGGTGTTTCCAGTCCGTATGGTGTCAAGGAAGTCAAGTTACCGACCTGGTCCAGCGATAAAGGTCAAGATGACCTGATCTGGTATACAGCAGTCAAGCAGGCGGATGGTACTTATCGAGCAACTGTCAAAGCAGTGAATCATAAGAAATCAACAGGCGAATACAATGTCCATCTCTACTATATTCAAGATGACGGTCAGCTGGTTGGTGTAGGTGGCACTCGAACAACAGTTAGCCTATCTCAACCTAAAGGAACCTTGAAAATTGAAAACAACGATCCAGCTACTGGTAGCTTTGATGTCGTTGTCTCTAACGTTTCCAATCCTTTTGGTGTCAAGGAAGTCAAGCTGCCGACTTGGTCTAACGATAAAGGTCAAGATGATCTAGTCTGGCACACAGCAATCAAACAGTCTGATGGTACTTATCGAGCTCGCATTCAGGCTCGTGATCATAAATATTCTTTGGGAGACTATACTGTTCATCTTTACTATATCCAAGATGACGGTCAATTAGTCGGTGTAGCAGGCACTCAGTTTAGTTTAGCAGCCAAGCCTAAAGGAACCTTGAAAATTGAGAACAACAACCCGGATACGGGCAGCTTCGATGTTGTTGTCTCCGATGTTGTCAGTCCTTTTGGTGTCAAGAGCGTGCATCTGCCGATTTGGTCTAGTGATAAAGGCCAAGATGATATTGTTTGGTACACAGCGACCAAGCAGTCCGATGGCACCTACAGAGCCAGCATTCAAGCCCGCAACCATAAGATGTCCACTGGTGAGTATCATATCCACCTCTACTATCTTCAAGATAATGGTCAGATGATTGGGGTTAGTGGCACAACAACCACTGTGTCTGTCGCTAAACCAAAGGGAAATCTCACGATTGCCAATAACAATCCAACAACAGGTAGTTTTGATGTTGTCGTGAGCGGAGTGAGCAGTCCAGAGGGAGTTCGTGAAGTGCTTCTGCCAACTTGGTCTAGCACTAATGGTCAGGACGATATTATCTGGTATCGAGCAGTCAAGCAAGCTGATGGTACCTACAAGATGAATATTAAGGCAAGCGACCATAAATATTCTACAGGTGAGTACAATGTCCATCTCTATTATGTAGGGAATAATGGCCAGTTGGTCGGAGTTGGAGGAACCAAGACGACCGTATCTCTAGGAACTCCAAAAGGTAAGCTGACTATCCAGAATAATAATCAACAGACAGGTACCTTTGAAGTGGTGGTTTCTGAAGTTGAGAATGCTTATGGTGTCAAGGAAGTTAAATTGCCAACCTGGTCAAGTGCTAACGGTCAGGACGACATTATTTGGTACACAGCAGTCAAGCAAGCCGATGGTACTTACAAGGCGCAGGTCAATCTACGTGACCACAAGTATTCTACAGGCGAATACAATATCCACCTTTACTATGTTCAGAATGATGGCCGAATGGTTGGGGTCGGAGGCACGAAGACAACAGCAAATGTAGCTTCAGAACACATTAAGCCAACGGGTCAAATCACCATTAAAAATAATAATCCTCGATTAGGCACGTTCGAAGTTGTAGTCACTAATGTTTATAGTCCAAAAGGAGTCAGGGAAGTTAGCCTGCCGACTTGGTCAAGTGTTAATGGTCAGGATGACATTGTTTGGTATCGGGCTCAAAAGCAAGCCGATGGTAGTTATAAGGCCCTAGTACGCACCTCTAGCCATAAATATTCTACTGGGGAATACAATATTCACCTCTATTATGTTCAAAATGATGGTAGTTTGGTAGGCGTTGGTGGAACGACTACAACGGTCAGCAGAGGAGTTTATGATACGCCATATTATTCACAACGTGATCCTAGATGGGCTGGTTTATATTATGGGAAATATAATTTAGCAGCTACTGGCTGTGTTCCTACCACATTAGCGATGACTATTTCTGGTATTACAGGTCAAACTGTTTTACCAACAACCGTAGCGGACTACCTTTATCATCATACGGACTCCTTTAACAAAAATGGTCTATTTGGAACGTCAAGTAAGGGGATTGTCCAAGGGGCTCAGAACTGGGGACTGACCACAGATGTCTTGCATTCATCAGCAGCCCTTAAAGAAGCTTTGGCAGCAGGCCATCATGTCATGGCGGCTGTTGGCAATAGCGTCTTTGCTAGCTATCCTGTTACCCATGAGATAGTCTTAAGAGGCTATCAAAATGGCCAAACCCAGGTCTATGATCCTTATAATGCTAATAATAACGGTTGGTACTCAGTGGATTATATCTTTGGTTCAAAGAGCGGAGCGCCTGAAGATAATACAGAAGGCTCACCATTTATCTCTGTGAGAGCTTAG
- a CDS encoding bacteriocin immunity protein, with protein sequence MMFTKNRKKRDEYYQQIDRIYNNDSIIISSKLREELLTSAKGLQKGDQISYLAFKLYPFVCDEVLKNKSDELTSFKKYLEKTRWKYYWGSVLGMAFVRA encoded by the coding sequence ATGATGTTTACTAAAAATCGCAAGAAGAGAGATGAATACTACCAACAGATTGACAGAATCTATAATAACGATAGTATCATCATTAGCTCAAAGTTACGGGAAGAGCTCCTAACTAGTGCTAAAGGGCTGCAGAAGGGGGACCAAATCAGTTATTTGGCATTTAAGTTGTATCCTTTTGTATGTGACGAGGTGCTGAAGAATAAGTCCGATGAATTAACCTCATTTAAAAAATATCTTGAAAAAACAAGATGGAAATATTATTGGGGAAGTGTGCTTGGAATGGCATTTGTTAGAGCATAA
- the glmU gene encoding bifunctional UDP-N-acetylglucosamine diphosphorylase/glucosamine-1-phosphate N-acetyltransferase GlmU translates to MTNYAVILAAGKGTRMKSDLPKVLHKVAGISMLEHVFRSVSAIEPEKTVTVIGHKAELVEQVLAGQTEFVRQTEQLGTGHAVMMAEPVLENLTGQTLVIAGDTPLITGESLKNLIDFHINHKNVATILTAEADNPFGYGRIVRNQHGEVIKIVEQKDASDFEQQIKEINTGTYVFDNARLFEALKNINTNNAQGEYYITDVIGIFRENGEKVGAYTLKDFDESLGVNDRVALATAESIMRRRINQQHMINGVSFVNPDATYIDVDVEIAPEVQIEANVTLKGQTKVGAETILTNGTYIVDSEIGQRAVITSSMIEESIVADGVTVGPYAHIRPGSSLAKDVHVGNFVEVKGSSIGENTKAGHLTYIGNSEVGANVNFGAGTITVNYDGQKKYKTIIGDNVFVGSNSTIIAPVELGDNSLVGAGSTITKDVPADAIALGRGRQINKEDYAKRLPHHPQNK, encoded by the coding sequence ATGACAAATTATGCCGTTATTTTGGCTGCGGGTAAGGGTACTCGCATGAAATCAGATTTGCCAAAGGTCTTGCACAAGGTAGCAGGGATTTCCATGCTAGAGCACGTTTTCCGTAGTGTTAGTGCAATTGAGCCTGAGAAGACTGTCACTGTTATCGGACACAAGGCGGAGCTGGTCGAGCAAGTCTTGGCAGGTCAGACCGAGTTTGTTCGTCAGACCGAGCAGCTAGGAACTGGTCATGCGGTTATGATGGCCGAGCCTGTTTTGGAAAATCTAACTGGTCAAACCTTAGTTATTGCTGGCGATACTCCCCTGATTACGGGAGAAAGCCTGAAAAATCTGATTGATTTTCATATCAATCACAAGAATGTTGCGACAATCCTGACTGCTGAAGCGGACAATCCTTTTGGCTATGGCCGGATCGTGCGCAATCAGCACGGAGAAGTCATCAAAATCGTTGAGCAAAAAGATGCTTCTGACTTTGAGCAGCAAATCAAGGAAATCAATACAGGGACTTATGTCTTTGACAATGCCCGTCTCTTTGAGGCCCTCAAGAATATCAATACCAACAATGCGCAGGGAGAATACTATATCACAGATGTGATTGGCATTTTCCGTGAAAATGGGGAAAAAGTTGGTGCCTATACGCTGAAAGACTTTGACGAAAGTCTCGGTGTCAACGACCGCGTGGCTTTGGCGACAGCTGAAAGCATTATGCGCCGCCGGATTAACCAGCAGCACATGATTAACGGTGTCAGCTTTGTTAATCCAGATGCGACCTATATTGATGTAGATGTAGAAATCGCACCAGAAGTGCAAATCGAAGCCAACGTGACTTTGAAAGGTCAAACCAAGGTTGGGGCAGAGACGATCCTGACCAATGGGACTTATATTGTAGACTCAGAAATTGGTCAGCGAGCTGTTATCACCAGCTCTATGATTGAAGAATCTATCGTTGCAGATGGGGTGACGGTCGGACCTTACGCTCACATTCGTCCAGGTTCTAGTCTGGCCAAGGATGTCCATGTCGGCAACTTTGTTGAAGTTAAGGGTTCTTCTATTGGCGAAAATACCAAGGCTGGTCATTTGACCTACATTGGAAACTCTGAAGTCGGTGCTAATGTCAACTTTGGTGCGGGTACGATTACGGTCAATTATGATGGTCAGAAGAAGTACAAGACTATCATTGGTGACAATGTCTTTGTCGGTTCCAACTCGACCATTATTGCCCCAGTTGAGCTGGGTGATAACTCACTGGTCGGTGCGGGTTCTACCATTACGAAGGACGTACCAGCAGATGCTATTGCTTTGGGACGTGGTCGTCAGATTAACAAGGAAGATTACGCTAAGCGACTTCCTCATCATCCTCAAAATAAGTAG
- a CDS encoding NUDIX hydrolase: MKFEEKTVQRTEIYQGPIFKVVQDQVELPEGKGQAQRDLIFHNGAVAVIAITPENKMILVKQYRKAIEATSYEIPAGKLELGENADPQAAALRELEEETGYTGQLELVYDFYSAIGFCNEKIKLYSASHLTKVENPRPQDEDETLELFEVSLEEAEQLLQNGDICDAKTIMALQYWQQKNLNK, from the coding sequence ATGAAATTTGAAGAAAAGACCGTCCAACGGACGGAAATTTATCAGGGACCGATTTTTAAAGTGGTTCAGGACCAGGTAGAGCTGCCAGAAGGCAAAGGTCAAGCCCAAAGAGATTTGATTTTTCATAATGGTGCAGTGGCTGTGATTGCTATCACTCCGGAAAATAAGATGATTTTAGTCAAGCAGTACCGTAAGGCCATTGAAGCGACTTCATACGAGATTCCAGCTGGGAAGTTGGAGCTAGGAGAAAATGCAGATCCGCAAGCGGCTGCCCTCCGAGAATTAGAAGAAGAGACGGGCTACACTGGGCAGTTGGAGTTGGTCTATGATTTCTACTCTGCCATCGGTTTTTGCAATGAAAAAATCAAGCTCTACAGCGCTAGCCATTTAACAAAGGTCGAAAACCCTCGTCCTCAAGACGAGGATGAAACATTGGAACTTTTTGAGGTCAGTCTGGAAGAGGCGGAGCAGTTGCTGCAAAACGGTGATATCTGCGATGCCAAGACCATCATGGCCCTTCAGTACTGGCAACAAAAAAATCTGAATAAATAG
- the macP gene encoding cell wall synthase accessory phosphoprotein MacP: MGKALLTDEIIERANRGEHIDGPLLMDDEETKVISIARKGTFGYAAPRQAVNQDTLQIEVEPTVIKSRRIENQKRSIFQAKLNKILFWIVLLLIGLIAAIIWL, encoded by the coding sequence ATGGGAAAAGCTTTATTAACAGATGAAATCATTGAGCGAGCCAATCGTGGAGAACATATTGATGGTCCCTTGCTGATGGACGATGAAGAAACTAAGGTCATTTCTATTGCTAGAAAAGGAACTTTCGGCTATGCTGCTCCACGGCAAGCTGTCAATCAGGATACTCTGCAGATTGAAGTTGAACCGACAGTTATCAAAAGTCGTCGAATCGAAAATCAAAAACGAAGTATTTTTCAGGCTAAATTAAACAAAATCCTGTTCTGGATTGTGCTTCTTTTGATTGGATTAATTGCGGCCATTATTTGGCTATGA
- a CDS encoding 5'-methylthioadenosine/adenosylhomocysteine nucleosidase, with the protein MKIGIIAAMPEELKLLVEHLEMAEKHQRLGHVYYTGRIGHHEVVLVESGIGKVMSAMSVAVLANDFEVTAVINTGSAGAVASGLEIGDVVVADRLVYHDVDVTAFGYDYGQMARQPLYYEASRYLVEEMKAVLEKTQQTSRVGLIATGDSFIAGQDKIDQIKEHFPDVLAVEMEGAAIAQAAHSLGLPFMVIRAMSDTASHDANITFDEFILEAGKRSAETLIQLLNNLE; encoded by the coding sequence ATGAAAATCGGAATTATCGCGGCTATGCCTGAGGAATTGAAGCTGCTGGTAGAGCATCTGGAGATGGCTGAGAAACACCAGCGCCTAGGGCATGTTTATTATACTGGTCGGATTGGCCATCATGAGGTTGTCCTGGTGGAAAGTGGAATCGGCAAAGTCATGTCAGCCATGAGTGTAGCTGTTTTAGCCAATGACTTTGAGGTGACGGCGGTCATCAATACGGGTTCCGCTGGAGCAGTAGCTTCGGGCTTAGAAATTGGAGATGTAGTGGTGGCAGATCGTTTGGTCTACCATGATGTGGATGTGACAGCTTTTGGCTATGACTACGGTCAAATGGCACGGCAACCCCTCTACTATGAAGCCAGTCGCTACTTGGTTGAGGAGATGAAAGCCGTGCTGGAAAAGACCCAGCAGACGAGCCGAGTTGGCTTGATTGCGACGGGAGATAGTTTTATCGCTGGACAGGATAAGATTGACCAAATTAAGGAGCATTTTCCTGATGTTTTGGCAGTTGAGATGGAGGGAGCAGCCATTGCTCAAGCCGCTCATTCTCTTGGTTTGCCTTTTATGGTCATTCGTGCGATGAGCGATACAGCCAGCCATGATGCCAATATCACTTTTGATGAATTTATCCTAGAAGCAGGCAAGCGTTCAGCCGAAACTCTGATTCAATTATTGAATAACTTAGAGTAA
- a CDS encoding YitT family protein — protein MFKFKNILAIILGAGIFSFGIHYLVIPFHLYEGGATGITLIVYYLFKIPVSTTNLVINIPLFILAWKLLGNRTLYLSILGTFSVSAWLKLFELLPASKHLQDYFFSSLDGDVLLACLGTGIILGVGLGIIFNAGGTTGGTDIVARIFNKYTSISMGRLMLTVDFIVISLVLLVFKDLRMVSYTLMFVFITSRVIDLIAEGGFAGKGFLIVTSKPIELAQAINEKLGRGVTYLQGQGFYSKQDLQIVYCVVSRNEMQQMKKLINDIDPFAFTTITEAHEILGEGFTLDSNKQPIVK, from the coding sequence ATGTTTAAATTTAAAAATATACTGGCCATCATTCTGGGGGCTGGAATTTTTTCTTTTGGGATTCATTATTTGGTAATTCCTTTTCACTTATATGAGGGAGGAGCAACGGGGATCACCTTGATTGTCTACTACCTCTTCAAGATTCCTGTGTCAACCACCAATTTGGTCATCAATATTCCACTCTTTATTCTCGCTTGGAAATTACTGGGAAATCGCACCCTTTACCTTAGTATTTTAGGGACTTTCTCTGTATCAGCTTGGCTTAAACTATTCGAATTGCTACCTGCTTCCAAACATTTACAAGACTATTTCTTCTCTTCCTTGGATGGCGATGTCTTACTAGCCTGCCTTGGAACGGGAATTATTCTGGGAGTCGGATTAGGCATTATTTTCAACGCTGGAGGAACGACTGGTGGGACCGATATTGTAGCTCGTATTTTCAATAAATATACCAGCATCTCCATGGGCCGCCTCATGCTGACAGTGGACTTTATCGTGATCTCTCTGGTTCTTTTAGTCTTCAAAGATCTGCGTATGGTTTCTTATACGCTCATGTTTGTCTTTATCACCTCTCGTGTTATTGACTTGATTGCTGAAGGTGGCTTCGCTGGCAAAGGCTTCCTGATTGTCACAAGCAAACCAATAGAACTGGCTCAAGCGATCAATGAAAAACTTGGAAGAGGCGTTACCTATCTGCAAGGACAGGGCTTCTATAGCAAGCAAGATTTGCAAATCGTTTATTGTGTTGTCTCTCGTAACGAAATGCAGCAAATGAAGAAACTCATCAATGACATCGATCCATTTGCCTTTACAACCATTACAGAAGCCCATGAAATCTTAGGAGAAGGCTTTACCTTAGACTCTAACAAACAACCCATCGTCAAATAA
- the tmk gene encoding dTMP kinase, with translation MKKGIFISLEGPEGAGKTSVLEALLPQLKEMGCELLTTREPGGVAISEKIREVILDKGHTAMDAKTELLLYIASRRQHLAEKVLPALEQGTWVLQDRFIDSSVAYQGYGRGLAVDDVEWLNQFATDGLKPDLTLYFDIDVKEGLARIARNKEREVNRLDLEGLDLHERVRQGYLAILEKEPERVVKIDASQPLEQVVADSLAVIKERFIKEK, from the coding sequence ATGAAAAAAGGTATTTTTATATCGCTAGAGGGACCAGAAGGTGCTGGGAAGACCAGTGTTTTAGAGGCCTTGCTTCCTCAGCTGAAAGAGATGGGCTGTGAGTTGCTAACGACGAGAGAGCCTGGCGGTGTGGCTATTTCTGAGAAAATCCGCGAGGTGATTTTGGATAAGGGGCACACAGCCATGGATGCTAAGACGGAGTTGCTGCTTTATATTGCCAGCCGACGTCAGCATCTGGCGGAGAAAGTTCTGCCTGCCCTAGAGCAAGGGACATGGGTCCTGCAAGATCGGTTTATTGATAGCTCGGTGGCTTATCAAGGCTATGGACGGGGCTTGGCAGTTGACGATGTGGAATGGCTCAACCAGTTTGCGACTGATGGGCTCAAGCCGGATTTGACCCTTTATTTCGATATTGATGTCAAGGAAGGTCTGGCTCGCATTGCTCGAAATAAAGAGCGCGAAGTCAATCGTTTGGATCTGGAAGGTCTCGACCTGCACGAGCGCGTGCGTCAAGGCTATCTGGCTATTTTAGAAAAGGAACCAGAACGTGTCGTTAAGATAGATGCTAGTCAGCCGCTAGAGCAAGTAGTGGCCGACAGTTTGGCAGTTATTAAAGAACGTTTTATTAAAGAAAAATGA
- a CDS encoding DNA polymerase III subunit delta', with protein MTVEELRQAQPQLTETFQKILEAGRLNHAYLFSGNFSSFAMALTLSQSLFCENRQGVWPCGICRSCRLIESEDFSDVTVVRPVNGIIKTERIRELVRNFSQSGMEGNRQVFIICDADKMHVNAANSLLKVIEEPQSEIYIFLLTADEHLILPTIKSRTQIFHFRKNQVALQHQLEEAGLIKSQAELLAAYSQTQEEADQLVSNKSFFELVSESQRFVKAALTNENQAYLQVAKLAKLAEDKDKQEQIFKILEVLLAKELGNEAGRKKLEDLLEAKKMWRANVSFQNVLEYMILKASAQAR; from the coding sequence ATGACAGTAGAAGAATTACGTCAGGCCCAGCCTCAGCTTACAGAAACTTTTCAGAAAATCCTAGAAGCAGGGCGGCTCAATCATGCTTATTTATTTTCGGGGAATTTTTCTAGTTTTGCCATGGCTTTGACCTTGTCTCAGAGTCTCTTTTGTGAGAACCGTCAGGGAGTTTGGCCCTGCGGTATTTGCCGGTCCTGTCGCTTGATTGAGAGTGAGGATTTCTCAGATGTGACGGTTGTGCGGCCAGTGAATGGTATTATCAAAACGGAGCGCATTCGTGAGTTAGTGAGAAATTTCTCCCAGAGCGGTATGGAGGGCAACAGACAGGTCTTTATCATCTGTGATGCAGATAAGATGCACGTCAATGCCGCTAATTCCCTCCTCAAAGTCATCGAAGAGCCCCAAAGTGAGATTTACATCTTTCTTTTGACAGCCGATGAGCATCTGATTTTGCCTACCATCAAGAGTCGAACGCAGATTTTTCACTTTCGGAAGAATCAGGTAGCTCTCCAGCACCAGCTGGAAGAGGCTGGCTTAATCAAAAGTCAGGCTGAGTTGCTGGCTGCATATAGCCAGACCCAGGAAGAGGCCGATCAGTTGGTTTCCAACAAGTCTTTCTTTGAGCTGGTCAGTGAGAGTCAGAGATTTGTTAAGGCTGCCTTGACCAATGAGAATCAGGCTTATCTCCAAGTGGCCAAGCTAGCTAAACTGGCTGAGGACAAGGATAAACAGGAGCAGATCTTTAAAATTTTGGAGGTCTTGCTAGCCAAGGAACTTGGAAACGAGGCAGGTCGCAAGAAACTGGAAGATCTCTTAGAAGCAAAGAAGATGTGGCGAGCCAATGTGTCTTTTCAAAATGTTCTGGAATACATGATTTTAAAAGCCAGTGCCCAAGCAAGATAG
- the yabA gene encoding DNA replication initiation control protein YabA, protein MNKKELFDALDDFSQTLLVTLAEVEAIKKNLKSVVEENIVLQLENDKLRERLGEVEQAAPVKINKNRDNLRKLYYDGFHVCTDFYGQRRENDAECMFCDELLFRE, encoded by the coding sequence ATGAATAAAAAAGAACTATTTGATGCCTTGGATGATTTTTCTCAGACGCTTTTAGTGACCCTTGCCGAGGTAGAGGCCATTAAGAAAAATCTCAAGAGTGTCGTGGAGGAGAATATCGTCCTCCAGTTAGAAAATGATAAGCTGAGAGAGCGGCTAGGTGAGGTAGAGCAAGCAGCACCGGTTAAAATCAATAAAAATCGGGACAACCTCCGCAAACTGTACTACGATGGTTTTCATGTGTGTACAGATTTCTATGGTCAACGCCGAGAAAACGATGCGGAGTGCATGTTCTGCGATGAGTTGTTATTCAGGGAGTAG
- the rsmI gene encoding 16S rRNA (cytidine(1402)-2'-O)-methyltransferase yields the protein MQIQKSFKGQSPYGKLYLVATPIGNMDDMSIRMVNTLKEVDVIAAEDTRNTGLLLKHFGIETRQISFHEHNAQEKIPVLLDLLKSGQNLAQVSDAGLPSISDPGHDLVKEAISEDIAVVTVPGPSAGISALIASGLAPQPHIFYGFLPRKSGQQKEFFESKKAYPETQIFYESPHRVKATLENMLEVYGDRPVVLVRELTKIYEEYQRGRISELIDYLAETALKGECLLIVAGASLEKEDKADADLLAEIDSLVQSGSKKNQAIKEVAKKYGRNKSQLYALYHEEDRN from the coding sequence ATGCAGATTCAAAAGAGTTTTAAGGGACAGTCGCCTTACGGCAAGCTGTATTTGGTAGCGACTCCCATTGGAAATATGGACGACATGAGCATTCGCATGGTCAATACCCTCAAGGAAGTGGATGTTATTGCGGCTGAAGATACTAGAAATACGGGCCTTCTGCTCAAACACTTTGGGATTGAGACGCGGCAGATCAGCTTCCATGAGCACAATGCTCAAGAAAAGATACCGGTCTTGCTGGACTTGCTCAAGTCAGGGCAAAATCTAGCCCAGGTATCCGATGCTGGCTTGCCTAGCATTTCGGATCCAGGTCATGATTTGGTCAAGGAGGCTATTTCTGAGGACATTGCTGTGGTGACGGTTCCGGGGCCCAGTGCTGGGATTTCCGCTTTGATTGCCAGTGGTTTAGCGCCTCAGCCTCATATTTTTTATGGTTTCTTGCCTCGTAAGTCTGGACAGCAGAAGGAATTTTTCGAGAGTAAAAAGGCTTATCCAGAGACACAGATCTTTTACGAATCTCCCCATAGGGTCAAGGCTACGCTGGAAAATATGTTGGAAGTCTATGGGGACCGCCCGGTGGTCTTGGTTCGGGAATTAACCAAAATCTATGAAGAATACCAACGAGGAAGGATTTCTGAGTTGATAGACTATCTTGCGGAGACTGCACTCAAGGGCGAGTGCCTCCTGATTGTGGCTGGTGCAAGTCTAGAGAAGGAAGACAAAGCGGATGCAGATCTCTTGGCTGAAATTGACAGCTTGGTCCAATCCGGTAGCAAGAAAAATCAGGCTATCAAGGAAGTGGCCAAAAAATACGGGCGTAATAAAAGTCAGCTCTATGCCCTTTATCATGAAGAAGACAGAAACTAG